A single genomic interval of Nitratidesulfovibrio sp. SRB-5 harbors:
- the purN gene encoding phosphoribosylglycinamide formyltransferase, with translation MTLQLAVLASGNGSNLQAILDRIASGALDARVCLVLCNKPEARALERARAAGVAHVALSPADYPDREAFDAAMVAAIRAHGADAVALAGYMRLLTPGFLAAFAGRVVNIHPALLPSFPGLRGAADAQAYGVTLAGCTVHFVDEQMDHGSVIVQAAVPVHPGEPLDDLKARIHAMEHRVYPQALQWLAEGRLRVEGRVVRVLSRSDGKAAPGIPDGPWLVWPPLEQGF, from the coding sequence ATGACGCTGCAACTGGCCGTGCTGGCCTCCGGCAACGGGTCGAACCTGCAAGCCATTCTCGACCGCATCGCCAGCGGCGCGCTGGATGCCCGGGTGTGCCTTGTGCTGTGCAACAAGCCAGAGGCCCGCGCGCTGGAGCGCGCCCGCGCGGCGGGTGTTGCCCACGTGGCCCTTTCTCCGGCGGATTATCCGGACCGGGAAGCCTTTGATGCGGCCATGGTGGCGGCCATCCGCGCCCATGGGGCGGATGCCGTGGCGCTGGCCGGGTACATGCGGCTGCTCACGCCGGGGTTTCTGGCGGCGTTCGCGGGGCGGGTGGTGAACATTCACCCCGCGCTGCTGCCCAGCTTTCCGGGTTTGCGCGGCGCGGCGGATGCGCAGGCGTACGGGGTGACGCTGGCCGGGTGCACGGTGCATTTCGTGGACGAGCAGATGGACCATGGTTCGGTCATCGTGCAGGCTGCGGTGCCGGTGCATCCGGGCGAGCCGCTGGATGATCTGAAGGCGCGGATTCACGCCATGGAGCATCGCGTCTACCCGCAAGCCTTGCAGTGGCTGGCCGAGGGTCGGTTGCGCGTGGAGGGCCGGGTGGTGCGGGTGCTGTCGAGGTCCGACGGCAAGGCGGCGCCGGGCATTCCCGATGGGCCGTGGCTGGTTTGGCCGCCGCTGGAACAGGGATTCTAG
- a CDS encoding PAS domain-containing protein gives MPKRAVSRTGTAPGTGGAPPELPGAGESPASAGFAPSSCPARADQAGQRADGGMPVRQNAPQPELFSRPTAQTSVQPPEEELQRLRAELAVLRHRLRKAEARLLPLDADPETPDMLLDAVPVLALCIDADGRVRMVNRGFESLFGVWRMEARGHRLEGLVPPEVSAQLSPLLARAFAGEQRVTGELAVSGHAGDRWFNITLAGRGLPGSGIMCRVLLVGVEITEAVTARRALREVGETRRALLDAAPGAAFLMEPDGTIVAHNSAAARHAWRDGQDMVGESVFALMPPGMTARRREELARCVATGRGGYFEEHDGGRVLRHNLAPVFDVQGRVAQIAVYLHDVTSQRRAEEELQATLERKDRMVHAHEAALGRHERLLRRIYDDVPVGLLHTSAAGNVIEANRALCAITGLTLSEMRGMHVLDLVLPEYRESLAYEMRRNRAERDRVARFEVRVRRPDDEIRLCRVTSTVIWGTDDLPLFGLGVVEDQTELHRLRAEAVRAGQLAALGELAAGVAHEINNPINGIINCAQLLLDDADVSAQGGMRHEPQPELAGRILREGQRIAGIVRNLLFFGRDRRDTDVRVDLREVLHDTLALTRTLMEGDGVVIELNLPDLPLMVVGRPGELQQVFMNLLANAHHALNAAETGGQGEPGAVPRPRRLTLTAARSSLGPQREAARKGVSLDGGGDGCRGICIPERRAARRRGGRLTVSGPCVCVTVADTGTGIAPAVLDRVFEPFFTTKPEGKGTGLGLSISYGIVKSHGGTLVLDSDGVSGSRAVVVLPEAPPESLLEADAGAPTAPDTPDTHVSGRQGEVAHGEDIAR, from the coding sequence ATGCCCAAGCGCGCCGTTTCCCGTACCGGCACGGCTCCCGGCACCGGGGGCGCGCCCCCGGAATTGCCCGGAGCGGGGGAATCGCCTGCGTCCGCCGGTTTCGCCCCCTCATCCTGTCCCGCCAGAGCCGATCAGGCCGGGCAGCGGGCAGATGGAGGCATGCCTGTGCGGCAGAACGCCCCCCAACCGGAACTGTTCTCCCGGCCCACCGCGCAAACCTCCGTCCAGCCCCCCGAAGAAGAACTGCAACGCCTGCGCGCCGAGTTGGCCGTGCTGCGCCACCGGTTGCGCAAGGCCGAGGCGCGCCTGCTGCCCCTGGATGCCGACCCGGAAACCCCGGACATGCTGCTGGACGCGGTGCCCGTGCTGGCGTTGTGCATCGACGCGGACGGGCGGGTGCGCATGGTCAACCGGGGGTTCGAATCGCTGTTCGGCGTCTGGCGCATGGAGGCGCGCGGCCACCGGCTGGAGGGGCTGGTGCCCCCGGAAGTTTCCGCGCAGTTGTCCCCCCTGCTGGCCCGGGCCTTTGCCGGCGAGCAGCGCGTGACCGGCGAACTGGCCGTCAGCGGGCACGCGGGCGATCGCTGGTTCAACATCACCCTGGCGGGGCGCGGGCTGCCGGGCAGTGGCATCATGTGCCGGGTGCTGCTGGTGGGGGTGGAAATCACCGAGGCCGTCACCGCCCGCCGTGCCCTGCGCGAGGTAGGCGAAACCCGCCGCGCGCTGCTGGACGCCGCGCCAGGGGCGGCCTTTCTGATGGAGCCGGACGGCACCATCGTGGCCCACAACAGTGCCGCCGCGCGCCACGCCTGGCGCGATGGGCAGGACATGGTGGGCGAGAGCGTGTTTGCCCTCATGCCCCCGGGCATGACCGCCAGACGCCGCGAGGAGCTTGCGCGCTGCGTGGCCACCGGGCGTGGCGGCTACTTCGAGGAACACGACGGCGGCCGCGTGCTGCGCCACAACCTGGCGCCCGTGTTCGACGTGCAAGGCCGGGTGGCCCAGATTGCCGTGTACCTGCACGACGTGACCTCCCAGCGCCGGGCCGAAGAGGAACTGCAAGCCACCCTGGAGCGCAAGGACCGCATGGTTCACGCCCACGAGGCGGCATTGGGCCGGCACGAGCGGTTGCTGCGGCGCATCTATGACGACGTGCCCGTGGGGCTTCTGCATACCAGCGCGGCGGGCAACGTCATCGAGGCCAACCGGGCGTTGTGCGCCATCACCGGACTGACCCTGAGCGAAATGCGCGGCATGCATGTGCTCGACCTGGTGCTGCCGGAATACCGCGAATCGCTGGCCTACGAGATGCGGCGCAACCGGGCGGAGCGCGACAGGGTGGCTAGGTTCGAGGTGCGGGTGCGCAGGCCCGACGACGAGATACGCCTGTGCCGCGTCACCTCCACGGTGATCTGGGGCACCGACGACCTGCCCCTGTTCGGGCTGGGCGTTGTGGAAGACCAGACCGAACTGCACCGCCTGCGGGCCGAGGCCGTGCGGGCCGGGCAACTGGCCGCCCTGGGCGAACTGGCCGCCGGGGTGGCGCACGAGATCAACAATCCCATCAACGGTATCATCAACTGCGCCCAGCTGTTGCTGGACGATGCCGACGTGTCGGCACAGGGCGGCATGCGCCACGAACCGCAGCCGGAACTGGCCGGACGCATCCTGCGCGAGGGGCAGCGCATCGCGGGCATCGTGCGCAACCTGCTGTTCTTCGGGCGCGACCGGCGCGACACCGACGTGCGGGTGGACCTGCGCGAGGTGCTGCACGACACCCTGGCCCTGACCCGCACCCTCATGGAGGGCGATGGGGTGGTCATCGAACTGAATCTGCCCGACCTGCCGCTGATGGTTGTGGGCCGCCCCGGCGAATTGCAGCAGGTGTTCATGAATCTTCTGGCCAATGCCCACCATGCCCTGAACGCGGCGGAGACCGGCGGGCAGGGCGAGCCCGGTGCCGTCCCGCGTCCCAGGCGCCTGACCCTGACGGCGGCGCGGTCCTCGCTGGGGCCGCAGCGCGAGGCCGCCCGCAAGGGCGTGTCCCTGGACGGCGGGGGCGATGGCTGCCGGGGCATATGCATCCCCGAGCGCCGCGCCGCGCGGCGCAGGGGCGGGCGGCTGACGGTGAGCGGGCCGTGCGTGTGCGTCACGGTGGCCGATACGGGCACGGGCATTGCCCCGGCGGTGCTGGACCGGGTGTTCGAGCCGTTCTTTACCACCAAGCCGGAAGGCAAGGGCACCGGACTCGGCCTGTCCATCAGCTACGGCATCGTCAAGAGCCACGGCGGCACGCTGGTGCTGGACAGCGACGGCGTTTCCGGCAGCCGCGCGGTGGTGGTGCTGCCCGAGGCGCCGCCCGAGTCCCTCCTTGAAGCCGACGCGGGGGCGCCAACTGCGCCAGACACGCCAGACACGCATGTTTCAGGCAGGCAAGGGGAGGTCGCCCATGGCGAAGATATTGCTCGTTGA
- a CDS encoding LysE family translocator, with translation MLYNLVALFGLCMVGRMSPGPDMMLLVRHGAGGPTRAAYACVLGICLGLTFHVTWAVLGTGLLQGSPRAFQAVQLAGAGYLAWVGWKALRARADEGGEGAAPPTLREGFRDGLFCNLLNPKVTLFILSVFTQFVAPGTPTGERVAYGAVIVLEALVGWTIFVRFLDTAPMRRFYERHGLHLVRLTGALLLLLAGWSVVSFLRG, from the coding sequence ATGCTGTACAATCTCGTTGCCCTGTTCGGCCTGTGCATGGTGGGCCGCATGAGTCCCGGCCCGGACATGATGCTGCTGGTGCGCCACGGCGCGGGCGGTCCCACGCGCGCGGCCTATGCCTGCGTGCTGGGCATTTGTCTGGGGCTTACCTTTCACGTCACCTGGGCGGTGCTGGGCACCGGCCTGTTGCAGGGCAGCCCCCGCGCGTTTCAGGCTGTGCAGTTGGCCGGTGCGGGCTATCTGGCCTGGGTGGGGTGGAAGGCCCTGCGGGCGCGGGCCGACGAAGGGGGCGAGGGAGCAGCGCCGCCCACCCTGCGCGAGGGCTTTCGCGACGGGCTGTTCTGCAACCTGCTGAACCCCAAGGTGACGCTGTTCATCCTTTCGGTGTTCACGCAGTTCGTGGCCCCCGGCACGCCCACGGGCGAGCGGGTGGCCTACGGCGCGGTCATCGTGCTGGAGGCGCTGGTGGGCTGGACCATCTTCGTGCGCTTTCTGGACACCGCGCCCATGCGCCGCTTCTACGAGCGGCACGGCCTGCATCTGGTGCGGCTTACCGGCGCGCTGCTGCTGTTGCTGGCGGGGTGGAGCGTGGTGTCCTTCCTGCGCGGGTAG
- a CDS encoding universal stress protein, translating to MERHLLLTMGGDGGESWNLRFVAGFFRRKAALRLTLFYVVPDAYASGPGEVILSDAQMRQGLEQLARARRWAVEHGFVPEHVETRAVPRQFGVVRDIVEEAHKGLYDAVVSGRRYLGWLEQTYTTSVSRGLLGEEIAFPLWVCHQPEPDLSNVLLCVDGSGENLRMADHVGFMLAAPGAEDHAVTLLHCREPGNGPGRADHHGQGEGGVDDASLSGEEAIAAAREAVLANGVDASRVRVLMLDACDCTGRADKAEAILRVAEQDRYAVVAVGRRTALPDTLMRRMFGRSVSERLHDRVNRFSLWVSK from the coding sequence ATGGAGCGCCACCTGCTGCTGACCATGGGGGGAGACGGCGGCGAATCGTGGAACCTGCGCTTCGTGGCCGGGTTCTTTCGCCGCAAGGCGGCCCTGCGACTGACGTTGTTCTACGTGGTGCCCGACGCCTACGCCTCCGGCCCCGGCGAGGTGATCCTGTCCGACGCGCAGATGCGCCAGGGACTGGAGCAACTGGCCAGGGCGCGCCGCTGGGCGGTGGAGCACGGCTTTGTGCCGGAGCACGTGGAGACGCGCGCGGTGCCCCGCCAGTTCGGCGTGGTGCGCGACATCGTCGAGGAAGCCCACAAGGGGCTGTACGACGCGGTGGTGTCGGGCCGCCGGTACCTGGGCTGGCTGGAACAGACCTACACCACCAGCGTCTCGCGCGGGCTGCTGGGTGAAGAGATCGCCTTTCCCCTGTGGGTGTGCCATCAGCCGGAACCGGACCTGTCCAACGTGCTGCTGTGCGTGGACGGATCCGGCGAAAACCTGCGCATGGCCGACCATGTGGGGTTCATGCTGGCCGCCCCCGGCGCCGAGGATCATGCCGTGACCCTGCTGCATTGCAGGGAGCCGGGCAACGGGCCGGGCCGGGCCGACCATCACGGGCAGGGAGAAGGCGGTGTCGACGACGCGTCGCTTTCCGGCGAAGAAGCCATCGCCGCCGCGCGAGAGGCCGTGCTGGCCAACGGCGTGGACGCGTCGCGGGTGCGCGTGCTGATGCTGGACGCCTGCGACTGCACAGGCCGGGCCGACAAGGCGGAAGCCATCCTGCGCGTGGCCGAGCAGGACAGGTACGCCGTGGTGGCGGTGGGCCGCCGCACGGCCCTGCCGGATACCCTGATGCGCCGCATGTTCGGGCGCAGCGTCAGTGAACGGCTGCACGACCGGGTGAACCGTTTTTCCCTGTGGGTGAGCAAGTAG
- a CDS encoding ABC transporter substrate-binding protein → MAQPDHAAPGQGSVPTPGHISAHENGPNRGIQAGRGPWFSRRVVLAAVAVAVIGMLLTATLTLTREPATVRIGFVGQLEGLTSDLGVQGRNGAQLAVEHLNAAGGVAGRRLELVAEHDGNTPEEARAAVSRLLARKVQAGVGHMTSGQTVAALPLWEAAGVPLISPTTSAPALEGREDGFFRVIPANTTWAEALAVYARSTGLREMAVVRETANAPFSTPFAEAFVARFRELGGTVAADLPYAAADRKEFAQALRHARQSAASGVLLVCPARDVAMAAQGFHRDGFFPALFSSSWGYTRELLLAGGSDVEGIVFAHAYAADLDDDSFRNFQAAYTARFGWMPNFAAAFGYEAVMVLGDALARAGGDPSRLRETLPEVRNLTGVLGPISLDRYGDVHRRSFILTIRDGEFATLQ, encoded by the coding sequence ATGGCGCAACCAGACCACGCCGCCCCCGGCCAGGGGAGTGTCCCGACTCCTGGGCACATCTCGGCCCACGAGAATGGCCCGAACCGGGGCATCCAAGCGGGTCGCGGGCCGTGGTTCTCGCGTCGTGTTGTCCTGGCCGCCGTGGCCGTGGCGGTCATCGGCATGCTCCTGACGGCTACGCTGACACTGACACGCGAACCCGCCACCGTGCGCATCGGCTTTGTCGGCCAGCTTGAGGGCCTCACCTCCGACCTGGGCGTGCAGGGGCGCAACGGCGCGCAACTGGCCGTCGAGCACCTGAACGCCGCCGGGGGCGTGGCCGGACGCCGCCTTGAACTGGTGGCCGAGCATGATGGCAACACCCCCGAGGAAGCCCGCGCGGCGGTCTCCCGGCTGCTTGCCCGCAAGGTGCAGGCAGGGGTGGGGCACATGACCAGCGGCCAGACCGTGGCCGCCCTGCCCCTGTGGGAAGCCGCCGGGGTGCCGCTGATCTCTCCCACCACCAGCGCTCCCGCGCTGGAAGGCAGGGAGGACGGCTTCTTCCGCGTCATTCCCGCCAACACCACCTGGGCCGAGGCACTGGCCGTGTACGCCCGTTCCACCGGCCTGCGCGAAATGGCCGTTGTGCGCGAGACCGCCAACGCCCCCTTCTCCACCCCCTTCGCCGAGGCCTTCGTGGCCCGGTTCCGCGAACTGGGCGGCACCGTGGCCGCCGACCTGCCGTACGCCGCCGCCGACCGGAAGGAGTTCGCCCAGGCGCTCCGCCACGCCCGGCAGTCCGCCGCCTCCGGCGTGCTGCTGGTGTGCCCGGCGCGCGACGTGGCCATGGCCGCGCAAGGCTTTCACCGCGACGGTTTCTTTCCCGCGCTGTTCAGTTCCTCGTGGGGCTACACCCGCGAACTGTTGCTGGCGGGCGGCAGCGACGTGGAGGGCATCGTCTTTGCCCATGCCTACGCCGCCGACCTCGACGACGACTCCTTCCGCAACTTCCAGGCTGCCTACACGGCGCGCTTCGGCTGGATGCCCAACTTTGCGGCGGCCTTCGGGTACGAAGCGGTGATGGTTCTGGGCGATGCACTGGCCCGTGCCGGAGGCGACCCGTCCAGGCTGCGCGAAACCCTTCCGGAAGTCCGCAACCTTACCGGCGTTCTCGGTCCCATCAGCCTTGACCGGTACGGCGACGTGCACCGCCGCTCGTTCATCCTGACCATCCGCGACGGCGAATTCGCGACACTGCAATGA
- a CDS encoding MFS transporter gives MQRVPDLPTIPNRPMYIFLLVLTLANAVGYQGWSTLYTNFAVHEAGLTGAQNGLVQSLREVPGLLSIGVILLLLVLREHRLAALSVIMLGAGVLAAGFFPSFGGIVFTTMLMSFGFHYFETTNQSLILQYFDVRTAPLIIGRLRGLNAGGNLAIGAVIFLAAGVLPFSGLFAISGGLAVLAGLWALTQDPRARGLPVQRRGMVMRKRYWLFYLLTLLGGARRQIFIVFSAFLLVERFEFGVREMTLFFMLNNAVNWFLNPLIGKAINAVGERRLLVMECLSLAGICLAYTVVEDRWLVGLLYVLDQIFFNFIVAVRTYFQKIADPADIAPSMAVSVAVNHVAAVVVPVVGGMLWMMDFRIPFYLGAALAGCSLVATLFMRVPARGASC, from the coding sequence GTGCAGCGCGTTCCCGATCTGCCCACCATTCCCAACAGGCCCATGTACATCTTCCTGCTGGTGCTCACTCTGGCCAACGCCGTGGGGTATCAGGGGTGGAGCACGCTCTACACCAACTTCGCCGTGCACGAGGCGGGGCTTACCGGCGCGCAGAACGGCCTTGTGCAGTCGCTGCGCGAGGTGCCGGGCCTGCTGTCCATCGGGGTCATCCTGCTGTTGCTGGTGCTGCGCGAACACCGCCTGGCCGCGCTTTCGGTAATCATGCTGGGCGCGGGCGTGCTGGCCGCCGGGTTCTTTCCGTCGTTCGGGGGCATCGTGTTCACCACCATGCTCATGTCCTTCGGGTTCCACTACTTCGAGACCACCAACCAGTCGCTGATCCTGCAATACTTCGACGTGCGCACCGCGCCGCTGATCATCGGGCGGCTGCGCGGGCTCAACGCCGGGGGCAATCTGGCCATCGGCGCGGTGATCTTTCTGGCCGCCGGGGTGCTGCCCTTTTCCGGCCTGTTCGCCATCTCGGGCGGGCTGGCGGTGCTGGCCGGGCTGTGGGCCCTGACGCAGGACCCGCGCGCCCGGGGCCTGCCGGTGCAGCGGCGGGGCATGGTCATGCGCAAGCGCTACTGGCTGTTTTACCTGCTTACCCTGCTGGGCGGGGCGCGGCGGCAGATTTTCATCGTGTTTTCGGCCTTTCTGCTGGTGGAGCGGTTCGAATTCGGCGTGCGCGAGATGACGCTGTTCTTCATGCTGAACAACGCGGTGAACTGGTTTCTCAACCCGCTCATCGGCAAGGCCATCAACGCCGTGGGCGAACGCAGGCTGCTGGTGATGGAATGCCTGTCGCTGGCGGGCATCTGCCTGGCCTACACCGTGGTGGAGGACCGCTGGCTGGTGGGCCTGCTGTACGTGCTGGACCAGATATTCTTCAACTTCATCGTGGCCGTGCGCACCTACTTCCAGAAGATAGCCGACCCGGCGGACATCGCCCCCAGCATGGCCGTGAGCGTGGCGGTGAACCACGTTGCGGCGGTGGTGGTGCCCGTCGTGGGCGGCATGTTGTGGATGATGGACTTTCGCATTCCGTTTTATCTGGGGGCCGCGCTGGCCGGGTGTTCGCTGGTGGCGACACTGTTCATGCGGGTTCCCGCGCGGGGCGCGTCTTGCTAA
- a CDS encoding PAS domain-containing sensor histidine kinase: protein MNPPTTTPCGQPRADAPKPPGHAGHTGHPEQAPASGRATRRAPRSLRLLLHTRLLVWLVLLGLCILAFAGTFTYLGRKADFERQSALLTTTLARYLEEHVDNAALSLARLASALPASPSPARVAEELGRRRSLRQHFARIMLLDEAQRVVFSLPDGPIMVDFPVLRGPQGNGMDGRGYRLGSPAPLPDTGEVVVYVSEAIEGGWQLVGALRLNTLQEHVLELLPGDDNAVLLADGYGNLIAHPDLTRVQRQENIGHLPFFRPAGAVARNVEPTVQRVRYDDETWFACTAMVTGPDWTIITLKRQGAVLSEVAGEMVIFLLLLTVLLTVFAVSLLAELEWTIARPLAGFCQSIRLVSGGSYDLPPSGGEQLAELADMDREFRDMAATVRQREAALRRTRAYVQQMMDAMPSAIIALDGHGRVVRMNPAALRRTGHALTPAGTPLSELLPDHADTAARLTAAMARRTPVDRERLVTLNGGHYRYEDVSLYPMGSGMTGAPEGDGGVLRIDDVTDRVRMEEVLVQSEKMLSVGGLAAGMAHEINNPLGAILQGAQNIQRRLADGLPANEQAAERLGCSLPVIRAYLAERRVLEFLDSIREAGCRAANIITNMLEFSRNSGARRTTVDLHALLDRTLDIAANDYDLKKRYDFRNIAIVREYETELPPLVCSEQEITQVVLNLLRNAAQAIAARPEHMRPEHMRPESRRPEGRPPDGARPAGEGAEGAAAYAPSAPSGETGWDEPRIVLRTRREGVWMRIDVQDNGTGMPEDVRRRVFEPFFTTKEVGVGTGLGLSVSYFIVTRNHGGTFDVASEPGRGTTFTLRLPLPGSDQAPEVPRDHPGCPV, encoded by the coding sequence ATGAACCCACCCACCACCACTCCCTGCGGCCAGCCCCGCGCCGACGCCCCGAAACCGCCCGGCCATGCAGGCCATACGGGACACCCCGAACAGGCGCCCGCCTCCGGTCGCGCCACCAGACGCGCCCCGCGCTCGCTGCGCCTTCTGCTGCATACCCGGCTGCTGGTCTGGCTGGTGCTGCTGGGACTGTGCATCCTGGCCTTCGCGGGCACCTTCACCTACCTTGGACGCAAGGCCGACTTCGAACGGCAAAGCGCGTTGCTGACGACCACCCTGGCCCGCTACCTTGAAGAGCACGTGGATAACGCCGCCCTGTCGCTGGCCCGGCTGGCATCGGCCCTGCCCGCCTCGCCCTCGCCAGCCCGCGTGGCCGAGGAACTGGGCCGCCGACGCTCGCTGCGCCAGCACTTCGCGCGCATCATGCTGCTGGACGAAGCGCAACGGGTGGTGTTTTCGCTGCCGGACGGCCCGATAATGGTGGACTTTCCCGTACTGCGCGGCCCGCAGGGCAACGGTATGGACGGACGGGGCTACCGGCTGGGCAGCCCCGCGCCCCTGCCGGACACCGGCGAGGTGGTGGTGTACGTCAGCGAGGCCATCGAAGGGGGCTGGCAACTGGTGGGCGCGCTGCGGCTGAACACGCTGCAAGAGCACGTGCTGGAACTGCTGCCGGGCGACGACAACGCAGTGCTGCTGGCCGACGGCTACGGCAACCTCATCGCCCACCCCGACCTGACCCGTGTGCAGCGCCAGGAAAACATCGGGCACCTGCCCTTCTTCAGGCCCGCTGGCGCGGTGGCGCGCAACGTCGAACCCACCGTGCAGCGCGTGCGCTACGACGATGAAACCTGGTTTGCCTGCACCGCCATGGTGACCGGGCCCGACTGGACCATCATCACCCTGAAGCGCCAGGGGGCCGTGCTGTCCGAGGTGGCTGGCGAGATGGTCATCTTCCTGCTGCTGCTCACGGTGCTGCTGACCGTGTTCGCCGTATCGCTGCTGGCCGAACTGGAGTGGACCATCGCCCGGCCACTGGCCGGATTCTGCCAGTCCATCCGGCTGGTTTCCGGCGGCAGCTACGACCTGCCGCCCTCCGGCGGGGAGCAGCTGGCCGAACTGGCCGACATGGACCGCGAATTCCGCGACATGGCGGCCACGGTGCGCCAGCGCGAGGCCGCGTTGCGCCGCACCCGCGCCTACGTGCAGCAGATGATGGACGCCATGCCCTCGGCCATCATCGCCCTGGACGGGCATGGCCGGGTGGTGCGCATGAACCCGGCGGCCCTGCGCCGTACCGGGCATGCCCTGACCCCGGCGGGCACCCCCCTGTCCGAACTGCTGCCCGATCATGCCGACACCGCCGCGCGGCTGACGGCAGCCATGGCCCGCCGCACCCCGGTGGACCGCGAACGGCTGGTCACCCTGAACGGCGGCCACTACCGCTACGAGGACGTTTCTCTGTACCCCATGGGCAGCGGCATGACCGGCGCACCGGAAGGGGACGGGGGCGTGCTGCGCATCGACGACGTGACCGACCGGGTGCGCATGGAAGAGGTGCTGGTGCAGTCGGAAAAGATGCTGTCCGTGGGCGGGCTGGCGGCGGGCATGGCCCACGAGATCAACAACCCCCTGGGGGCCATCCTGCAAGGGGCGCAGAACATCCAGCGGCGGCTGGCCGACGGCCTGCCCGCCAACGAACAGGCGGCGGAACGCCTGGGCTGCTCGCTGCCGGTAATCCGCGCCTACCTCGCGGAGCGGCGGGTGCTGGAATTTCTGGACAGCATCCGCGAGGCGGGCTGCCGCGCCGCCAACATCATCACCAACATGCTGGAATTCAGCCGCAACAGCGGCGCGCGTCGCACCACGGTGGACCTGCATGCCCTGCTGGACCGCACCCTGGACATTGCCGCCAACGACTATGACCTGAAGAAACGCTACGATTTCCGCAACATCGCCATCGTGCGCGAGTACGAGACGGAACTGCCGCCACTGGTCTGTTCCGAGCAGGAGATAACCCAGGTCGTGCTGAACCTGCTGCGCAACGCGGCCCAGGCCATCGCGGCACGGCCGGAACACATGCGGCCGGAACACATGCGGCCGGAAAGCAGGCGGCCAGAGGGCAGGCCGCCAGACGGGGCACGCCCGGCAGGCGAGGGGGCGGAAGGCGCGGCAGCCTATGCGCCGTCGGCCCCGTCCGGCGAAACCGGATGGGACGAGCCGCGCATCGTGCTGCGCACGCGGCGCGAAGGGGTGTGGATGCGCATCGACGTGCAGGACAACGGCACAGGCATGCCGGAAGACGTGCGGCGGCGGGTGTTCGAACCGTTCTTCACCACCAAGGAGGTGGGCGTGGGCACCGGGCTTGGGCTGTCGGTGTCCTACTTCATCGTCACCCGCAACCACGGGGGCACCTTTGACGTGGCCTCGGAGCCGGGCCGGGGCACCACCTTCACCCTGCGTCTGCCGCTGCCCGGCAGCGACCAAGCGCCCGAAGTGCCGCGCGATCATCCCGGCTGCCCGGTGTAG
- a CDS encoding MOSC domain-containing protein produces MGIVRAVCISERKGERKRVVDAITLREDYGVEEDVHAGSGRQVSLLAVESVDIMRPRMPELAAGDFAENILVEGLPLTRCKVGDRLTAGPDILLEITQIGKTCHSKCNIHKTVGFCIMPTEGVFAKVLRGGVLRAGDAVAMTEG; encoded by the coding sequence ATGGGCATCGTGCGAGCCGTCTGTATCAGCGAGCGGAAAGGCGAGCGCAAGCGGGTGGTGGACGCCATCACCCTGCGCGAGGACTATGGCGTGGAAGAAGACGTCCACGCGGGCAGCGGCAGGCAGGTCAGCCTGCTGGCCGTGGAAAGCGTGGACATCATGCGCCCGCGCATGCCGGAACTGGCGGCGGGCGACTTTGCGGAAAACATCCTGGTGGAAGGGCTGCCCCTGACCCGCTGCAAGGTGGGCGACCGGCTCACCGCCGGGCCGGACATCCTTCTGGAAATCACCCAGATCGGCAAGACCTGCCATTCCAAGTGCAACATCCACAAGACCGTGGGCTTCTGCATCATGCCCACCGAAGGGGTGTTCGCAAAAGTGCTGCGCGGCGGCGTGCTGCGCGCCGGGGATGCCGTTGCCATGACGGAAGGGTAG
- the amrA gene encoding AmmeMemoRadiSam system protein A: MSAPHDPTDATHVPNSPDADPGAFRLELSADERAWLLDLARWAVLHRLAEAGTMPDGDEEATGPDVSGVPAPPPGVLHRSLGAFVTFKKDGHLRGCIGSMVGDGPLYLTVARMARAAAFEDPRFPPVTAAEASALELDISVLGPLTRCPDPSLVRVGRHGLLVRQGYRSGVLLPQVPVEWGWDRETFLAHTCRKAGLPPDTWRDAWQDGRTELYWFEAEVFGDL; encoded by the coding sequence ATGTCCGCGCCCCATGACCCCACCGATGCGACGCACGTGCCAAACTCGCCTGACGCCGATCCCGGTGCGTTCCGGCTGGAACTGTCCGCCGACGAACGGGCGTGGCTGCTCGACCTGGCCCGCTGGGCCGTGCTGCACCGACTGGCGGAAGCAGGGACCATGCCGGACGGGGACGAGGAAGCGACCGGCCCGGATGTCTCCGGGGTGCCCGCGCCGCCCCCCGGCGTGTTGCACCGTTCCCTGGGGGCCTTCGTCACCTTCAAGAAGGACGGCCACCTGCGCGGCTGCATCGGCTCCATGGTCGGCGACGGACCGTTGTATCTCACCGTGGCCCGCATGGCCCGCGCCGCGGCCTTCGAAGACCCGCGCTTTCCGCCGGTGACCGCTGCCGAGGCATCCGCGCTGGAACTGGACATTTCCGTGCTCGGCCCGCTTACCCGCTGCCCGGACCCGTCCCTCGTGCGGGTGGGGCGGCATGGGCTGCTGGTCCGGCAGGGCTATCGTTCCGGGGTGCTGCTGCCGCAGGTGCCGGTGGAATGGGGCTGGGACCGCGAGACCTTTCTGGCCCATACCTGCCGCAAGGCGGGGCTGCCGCCCGACACATGGCGTGATGCGTGGCAGGACGGGCGCACCGAACTGTACTGGTTCGAGGCCGAGGTGTTCGGCGACCTGTAA